The following proteins come from a genomic window of Athalia rosae chromosome 1, iyAthRosa1.1, whole genome shotgun sequence:
- the LOC105690965 gene encoding transcription factor Sox-11 isoform X1, with amino-acid sequence MAANEQRQEEQREPAHHARRPMNAFLIFCKRHRGSVRSGFPHLENRAVTRVLGEWWATLHPDQKRCYTNLAQEYKDAFLNANPDFKWYKLPAPPLRTLTTRPTNKKTEFDTGEPGQDLSSTESDLTKIDKREGQSIQPGKLADESQIGGLSSLFTPLKAQTQETVPIINGNNDQLNVNENISVPKPPKKRYTELPHPVIQKREIKVDLFGEKKKESNNNNNQPSLDQFETDYFQGAEIEKNGNNLYYEGTGSPEESGFRGERTCKGLRYQKFLAEQVRAVGPTGQQTRRRRAAEFSSPEEQTIERRNSISSNFSEKTDSVSSEGSGSTRGELEHLVESAEGKLEASKPEETETEEAGGQLHYDTWTPRKRFKAEDFNLEKKIEALPSLSLEEFQEKKKQQRTKKKKIVQKLNSNASSRKQSNSSTNTQSLDGMDKALLVGSQKRKARKQSITRNAGASGAVKGGDDQDTKEWGTAPDLGALACLAAVAADRTKLMK; translated from the exons ATGGCTGCCAACGAACAACGTCAAGAG GAGCAAAGGGAGCCTGCACATCATGCAAGGCGACCAATGAATGCATTCCTAATTTTCTGCAAACGGCATCGTGGCTCTGTGAGATCTGGCTTTCCACATTTAGAGAATCGAGCTGTCACTCGTGTCCTCGGCGAATGGTGGGCCACTCTCCATCCTGATCAGAAACGCTGTTATACCAACCTTGCACAAGAG TATAAGGATGCGTTTTTGAACGCTAATCCAGATTTCAAGTGGTACAAATTACCGGCACCACCACTACGTACTTTAACTACTAGgccaacaaacaaaaaaacagaattcgATACGGGGGAGCCAGGCCAGGATCTAAGCAGCACAGAATCTGACTTGACAAAGATAGACAAAAGGGAGGGCCAATCAATCCAGCCAGGAAAGTTGGCTGATGAGTCTCAAATTGGTGGGCTAAGCTCGCTTTTTACACCACTAAAAGCCCAAACACAGGAAACTGTGCCAATAATCAATGGAAATAACGACCAATTGAATGTCAATGAAAACATCAGTGTGCCTAAACCTCCCAAAAAACGATACACTGAACTTCCACATCCGGTCatccaaaaaagagaaatcaagGTCGATTTGtttggagaaaagaaaaaagaatctaacaacaacaacaatcaaCCATCTTTG GATCAGTTTGAAACTGACTACTTTCAGGGTGCTGAGATAGAAAAGAATGGCAATAATTTGTACTATGAAGGTACAGGATCACCTGAGGAAAGTGGATTTCGAGGTGAAAGAACATGCAAAGGATTGCGctatcagaaatttcttgccGAACAGGTGAGAGCTGTTGGCCCAACAGGACAGCAAACAAGACGAAGACGAGCTGCTGAATTTTCAAG TCCTGAAGAACAAACAATTGAGAGGAggaattcaatttcttcaaatttcagtGAAAAGACTGATTCAGTGAGCAGCGAAGGAAGTGGTAGTACTCGCGGCGAGTTAGAGCACTTAGTGGAAAG CGCGGAGGGCAAGTTGGAGGCCTCAAAGCCagaagaaacagaaacagaggAAGCTGGTGGTCAATTACACTATGATACATGGACACCTCGTAAACGATTCAAGGCAGA GGATTTCaatctggagaaaaaaatagaggccTTGCCATCTCTGAGTTTAGAGGAATTccaagagaagaagaagcagcagcgtaccaagaagaaaaagattgtCCAAAAGTTAAACTCCAATGCTTCCAGTAGGAAGCAGAGTAACTCGTCAACTAACACACAGTCGCTAGATGGGATGGACAAGGCATTATTGGTCGGAAGTCAAAAACGAAAGGCTCGAAAACAAAGTATAACACGTAACGCTGGAGCAAGTGGTGCAGTCAAAGGTGGTGATGACCAAGATACTAAAG AATGGGGTACGGCGCCGGACCTGGGTGCACTGGCCTGCCTTGCAGCAGTTGCTGCCGATCGAACCAAACTCATGAAATAG
- the LOC105690965 gene encoding HMG box transcription factor BBX isoform X3, protein MAANEQRQEEQREPAHHARRPMNAFLIFCKRHRGSVRSGFPHLENRAVTRVLGEWWATLHPDQKRCYTNLAQEYKDAFLNANPDFKWYKLPAPPLRTLTTRPTNKKTEFDTGEPGQDLSSTESDLTKIDKREGQSIQPGKLADESQIGGLSSLFTPLKAQTQETVPIINGNNDQLNVNENISVPKPPKKRYTELPHPVIQKREIKVDLFGEKKKESNNNNNQPSLDQFETDYFQGAEIEKNGNNLYYEGTGSPEESGFRGERTCKGLRYQKFLAEQVRAVGPTGQQTRRRRAAEFSSEKTDSVSSEGSGSTRGELEHLVESAEGKLEASKPEETETEEAGGQLHYDTWTPRKRFKAEDFNLEKKIEALPSLSLEEFQEKKKQQRTKKKKIVQKLNSNASSRKQSNSSTNTQSLDGMDKALLVGSQKRKARKQSITRNAGASGAVKGGDDQDTKEWGTAPDLGALACLAAVAADRTKLMK, encoded by the exons ATGGCTGCCAACGAACAACGTCAAGAG GAGCAAAGGGAGCCTGCACATCATGCAAGGCGACCAATGAATGCATTCCTAATTTTCTGCAAACGGCATCGTGGCTCTGTGAGATCTGGCTTTCCACATTTAGAGAATCGAGCTGTCACTCGTGTCCTCGGCGAATGGTGGGCCACTCTCCATCCTGATCAGAAACGCTGTTATACCAACCTTGCACAAGAG TATAAGGATGCGTTTTTGAACGCTAATCCAGATTTCAAGTGGTACAAATTACCGGCACCACCACTACGTACTTTAACTACTAGgccaacaaacaaaaaaacagaattcgATACGGGGGAGCCAGGCCAGGATCTAAGCAGCACAGAATCTGACTTGACAAAGATAGACAAAAGGGAGGGCCAATCAATCCAGCCAGGAAAGTTGGCTGATGAGTCTCAAATTGGTGGGCTAAGCTCGCTTTTTACACCACTAAAAGCCCAAACACAGGAAACTGTGCCAATAATCAATGGAAATAACGACCAATTGAATGTCAATGAAAACATCAGTGTGCCTAAACCTCCCAAAAAACGATACACTGAACTTCCACATCCGGTCatccaaaaaagagaaatcaagGTCGATTTGtttggagaaaagaaaaaagaatctaacaacaacaacaatcaaCCATCTTTG GATCAGTTTGAAACTGACTACTTTCAGGGTGCTGAGATAGAAAAGAATGGCAATAATTTGTACTATGAAGGTACAGGATCACCTGAGGAAAGTGGATTTCGAGGTGAAAGAACATGCAAAGGATTGCGctatcagaaatttcttgccGAACAGGTGAGAGCTGTTGGCCCAACAGGACAGCAAACAAGACGAAGACGAGCTGCTGAATTTTCAAG tGAAAAGACTGATTCAGTGAGCAGCGAAGGAAGTGGTAGTACTCGCGGCGAGTTAGAGCACTTAGTGGAAAG CGCGGAGGGCAAGTTGGAGGCCTCAAAGCCagaagaaacagaaacagaggAAGCTGGTGGTCAATTACACTATGATACATGGACACCTCGTAAACGATTCAAGGCAGA GGATTTCaatctggagaaaaaaatagaggccTTGCCATCTCTGAGTTTAGAGGAATTccaagagaagaagaagcagcagcgtaccaagaagaaaaagattgtCCAAAAGTTAAACTCCAATGCTTCCAGTAGGAAGCAGAGTAACTCGTCAACTAACACACAGTCGCTAGATGGGATGGACAAGGCATTATTGGTCGGAAGTCAAAAACGAAAGGCTCGAAAACAAAGTATAACACGTAACGCTGGAGCAAGTGGTGCAGTCAAAGGTGGTGATGACCAAGATACTAAAG AATGGGGTACGGCGCCGGACCTGGGTGCACTGGCCTGCCTTGCAGCAGTTGCTGCCGATCGAACCAAACTCATGAAATAG
- the LOC105690965 gene encoding transcription factor Sox-11 isoform X2: MAANEQRQEEQREPAHHARRPMNAFLIFCKRHRGSVRSGFPHLENRAVTRVLGEWWATLHPDQKRCYTNLAQEYKDAFLNANPDFKWYKLPAPPLRTLTTRPTNKKTEFDTGEPGQDLSSTESDLTKIDKREGQSIQPGKLADESQIGGLSSLFTPLKAQTQETVPIINGNNDQLNVNENISVPKPPKKRYTELPHPVIQKREIKVDLFGEKKKESNNNNNQPSLGAEIEKNGNNLYYEGTGSPEESGFRGERTCKGLRYQKFLAEQVRAVGPTGQQTRRRRAAEFSSPEEQTIERRNSISSNFSEKTDSVSSEGSGSTRGELEHLVESAEGKLEASKPEETETEEAGGQLHYDTWTPRKRFKAEDFNLEKKIEALPSLSLEEFQEKKKQQRTKKKKIVQKLNSNASSRKQSNSSTNTQSLDGMDKALLVGSQKRKARKQSITRNAGASGAVKGGDDQDTKEWGTAPDLGALACLAAVAADRTKLMK; encoded by the exons ATGGCTGCCAACGAACAACGTCAAGAG GAGCAAAGGGAGCCTGCACATCATGCAAGGCGACCAATGAATGCATTCCTAATTTTCTGCAAACGGCATCGTGGCTCTGTGAGATCTGGCTTTCCACATTTAGAGAATCGAGCTGTCACTCGTGTCCTCGGCGAATGGTGGGCCACTCTCCATCCTGATCAGAAACGCTGTTATACCAACCTTGCACAAGAG TATAAGGATGCGTTTTTGAACGCTAATCCAGATTTCAAGTGGTACAAATTACCGGCACCACCACTACGTACTTTAACTACTAGgccaacaaacaaaaaaacagaattcgATACGGGGGAGCCAGGCCAGGATCTAAGCAGCACAGAATCTGACTTGACAAAGATAGACAAAAGGGAGGGCCAATCAATCCAGCCAGGAAAGTTGGCTGATGAGTCTCAAATTGGTGGGCTAAGCTCGCTTTTTACACCACTAAAAGCCCAAACACAGGAAACTGTGCCAATAATCAATGGAAATAACGACCAATTGAATGTCAATGAAAACATCAGTGTGCCTAAACCTCCCAAAAAACGATACACTGAACTTCCACATCCGGTCatccaaaaaagagaaatcaagGTCGATTTGtttggagaaaagaaaaaagaatctaacaacaacaacaatcaaCCATCTTTG GGTGCTGAGATAGAAAAGAATGGCAATAATTTGTACTATGAAGGTACAGGATCACCTGAGGAAAGTGGATTTCGAGGTGAAAGAACATGCAAAGGATTGCGctatcagaaatttcttgccGAACAGGTGAGAGCTGTTGGCCCAACAGGACAGCAAACAAGACGAAGACGAGCTGCTGAATTTTCAAG TCCTGAAGAACAAACAATTGAGAGGAggaattcaatttcttcaaatttcagtGAAAAGACTGATTCAGTGAGCAGCGAAGGAAGTGGTAGTACTCGCGGCGAGTTAGAGCACTTAGTGGAAAG CGCGGAGGGCAAGTTGGAGGCCTCAAAGCCagaagaaacagaaacagaggAAGCTGGTGGTCAATTACACTATGATACATGGACACCTCGTAAACGATTCAAGGCAGA GGATTTCaatctggagaaaaaaatagaggccTTGCCATCTCTGAGTTTAGAGGAATTccaagagaagaagaagcagcagcgtaccaagaagaaaaagattgtCCAAAAGTTAAACTCCAATGCTTCCAGTAGGAAGCAGAGTAACTCGTCAACTAACACACAGTCGCTAGATGGGATGGACAAGGCATTATTGGTCGGAAGTCAAAAACGAAAGGCTCGAAAACAAAGTATAACACGTAACGCTGGAGCAAGTGGTGCAGTCAAAGGTGGTGATGACCAAGATACTAAAG AATGGGGTACGGCGCCGGACCTGGGTGCACTGGCCTGCCTTGCAGCAGTTGCTGCCGATCGAACCAAACTCATGAAATAG